From the genome of Bacteroidota bacterium:
CCTAAATCCTAAACCTATCTTTTCCATGTCCGACCGCATAAAAATATTTTTCGCTTATACAGCAATCTGCACCATCTGGGGTTCAACCTGGCTGGTGATTAAACTCGGTCTTGAAACAATGACCCCGCTTCTTTCTGCAGGATTGCGATTTGCGTTTGCAGGTTTGGTGCTCTTCGTGATTATTCGGATACGAAAAATTCCTATTCCCTGGAATTCGAATACTCGTTGGTTCTTTCTTGTTGCAGCATGCACTTCATTTTCGTTTCCGTTTGGATTAGTCTATTGGGGGGAACGACAGATCTCCTCGGGGATGACCTCGGTTTTATTTGCAACATTCCCTCTCTGTGTGGCGATTATTTCCAGTTTGATGATTCCGTCGGATAAGATCACTCTGCAAAAAGTATTAGGTGTGCTGCTTGGTTTTTTCGGTGTCGTCACAATATTTTCACATGATATACAATTTGATGGAAATTCTGCTACCATGATGGGAATGGGTGCGGTTGTTCTCAGTGCCGCCATCCAGGCATTTTCGGCAGTTCTCATAAAAAAATATGGACATGATATTAGTCCTTTTGTTGTTAGCTTTGTTCCTATGTCCATTAGCGCAGTCATTCTCCTCACCGGCAGTCTCACTATCGAAGATTATTCAACCGTTCAGTTCACACCGATGGCGCTGTTCAGTATTTTCTTTCTTGCAATCTTTGGAACAATCATCACCTTCGTCAGTTATTTTTGGCTGCTGAAAAGAGTGGAAGTGGTTTTATTGTCACTGACATCTTTTGTTACACCTATTATTGCCGTTTTGCTCGGTGTATTTATTTTGGATGAAAAAATTTCTGCCCAATTATTTGGTGGTGCATTTC
Proteins encoded in this window:
- a CDS encoding EamA family transporter, encoding MSDRIKIFFAYTAICTIWGSTWLVIKLGLETMTPLLSAGLRFAFAGLVLFVIIRIRKIPIPWNSNTRWFFLVAACTSFSFPFGLVYWGERQISSGMTSVLFATFPLCVAIISSLMIPSDKITLQKVLGVLLGFFGVVTIFSHDIQFDGNSATMMGMGAVVLSAAIQAFSAVLIKKYGHDISPFVVSFVPMSISAVILLTGSLTIEDYSTVQFTPMALFSIFFLAIFGTIITFVSYFWLLKRVEVVLLSLTSFVTPIIAVLLGVFILDEKISAQLFGGAFLVFLGIATANINEIQALLRKRFSQQK